From the Campylobacter concisus genome, one window contains:
- a CDS encoding tyrosine-type recombinase/integrase codes for MFVNRKECQENDRPKKTQKSIKFTDIASRYAQNESKKSNSKNTGYYQRVAKALDIYFKHKQITQISYQDCEDFQLHLLNNKRLNKKTINNYTCYASRMFDYAIKIGLISQNPFKLLSSFKISKDQKSPKDNFSMDELVKIFKTDKKELKDYMAFALHTGLRLSEIWSLDESSVSERDGIKFIKVQTAKQKGGDVKFRELPIHKNIYRLSDMKWLTKIKKGKSDCNYLGKRLNKHIHAVLPDSNVSFHRLRANFASAIKNYSLENGFTDVTSVLLGHATDLATDVYAKDISLKAKLKAMNGLNIFSNL; via the coding sequence ATGTTTGTCAATAGAAAAGAATGTCAAGAAAACGATAGGCCAAAGAAAACACAAAAATCGATAAAATTTACGGATATAGCATCCAGATACGCTCAAAACGAAAGTAAGAAGTCAAATAGTAAAAATACTGGATACTATCAGAGAGTAGCCAAAGCACTTGACATTTATTTTAAGCACAAGCAGATAACCCAAATTTCTTATCAGGACTGCGAGGATTTTCAATTACATCTCTTAAATAATAAAAGGCTTAACAAAAAGACCATCAATAACTACACGTGCTACGCAAGTAGAATGTTTGACTATGCTATCAAAATAGGCCTTATATCTCAAAACCCGTTTAAGCTTTTAAGCTCGTTTAAAATTTCCAAAGATCAAAAATCGCCGAAGGATAATTTTAGCATGGATGAACTCGTTAAAATTTTTAAGACGGATAAAAAAGAGCTTAAAGATTATATGGCGTTTGCCTTGCACACTGGACTTAGGCTTAGCGAAATTTGGAGCTTAGATGAAAGTAGCGTAAGCGAGCGAGACGGTATTAAATTTATCAAAGTTCAAACTGCCAAGCAAAAAGGCGGAGATGTTAAATTTAGAGAGCTGCCGATACATAAAAATATATATCGTCTAAGCGATATGAAGTGGTTAACGAAAATAAAAAAAGGCAAAAGCGATTGTAATTATCTTGGAAAAAGGCTTAACAAACATATTCATGCCGTTTTACCGGACTCTAACGTAAGCTTTCATAGGCTAAGGGCAAATTTTGCGTCCGCTATTAAAAATTACTCCCTAGAAAATGGTTTTACGGATGTTACCTCGGTACTACTCGGGCACGCTACCGATCTAGCAACAGACGTATACGCCAAGGATATCTCGCTAAAAGCAAAGCTAAAAGCTATGAATGGTCTAAATATATTTTCCAATCTCTAG
- a CDS encoding class I SAM-dependent methyltransferase — protein MILPSNYDRLDFNKLYKEQRTNSSFIRKSVAKWDVKAASFSESVLKSGYVKDFISRVDFDGARTLLDFACGAGALSIAAANKVDKIYGYDFSSKMLEFAKQNSRDFNCKNIEFAQKAFEDDFSDVPECDITFASRCLDVDDLKQALEKLLSKTKKALYITFKVGSFINEDVLNALGSNIEKRPDFIYLINILFQMGYLPKLEYIQTSCGDGIPETIDDLVKKIQWGLSRELTEPEVYNLNKYFNGNHFEQKQEYMNWAFIRVDK, from the coding sequence ATGATATTACCTTCTAATTACGATAGGCTGGATTTTAATAAGCTTTATAAGGAGCAAAGAACAAATAGCTCTTTTATTAGGAAATCAGTAGCCAAATGGGACGTTAAGGCAGCAAGCTTTAGTGAGAGCGTACTTAAGAGCGGCTATGTTAAAGACTTTATCTCAAGAGTCGATTTTGATGGCGCAAGAACGCTTCTTGATTTCGCATGCGGCGCCGGAGCATTAAGCATAGCTGCAGCAAATAAGGTAGACAAAATTTACGGTTATGATTTTTCGTCGAAAATGCTAGAATTCGCAAAACAAAACTCTCGGGATTTTAATTGTAAAAATATTGAATTCGCGCAAAAAGCATTCGAAGACGACTTTAGCGACGTACCTGAGTGCGATATTACATTTGCATCTCGTTGCCTTGACGTAGATGACTTAAAACAAGCCCTAGAGAAATTACTTTCAAAGACGAAAAAAGCCCTTTATATTACTTTTAAAGTCGGTAGTTTCATTAATGAAGACGTTTTAAATGCTCTTGGAAGCAATATTGAAAAAAGACCAGACTTTATATATTTAATAAATATTTTATTCCAAATGGGATATCTTCCAAAGCTAGAGTATATACAAACTTCATGCGGTGACGGAATACCTGAAACTATCGACGATCTTGTTAAAAAAATACAATGGGGACTTTCGAGAGAGCTTACGGAGCCGGAAGTTTATAATCTCAATAAGTACTTTAACGGCAACCACTTTGAGCAAAAACAAGAATATATGAACTGGGCTTTCATAAGAGTAGATAAATAA
- a CDS encoding PepSY-associated TM helix domain-containing protein, translated as MLFKRNKIIFNIHLIIGLIAAIPLIFMTLSAPFASYREEIKSAINKNFINLVPSEKENLSLNELLAKAKNEIQFDTLESLQIGGANEAYRISITKDKKQLNFFIDPRNGEVISEDWGEKFRIIILSLHRNLGLALLDSKVPANIGKQIVAISSIIMALLAISGLILYAPAIKRNFLNSLKIKPKAKGYACFYNLHTSLGAYVAILLVVMSLTGLYWSYGWVRSGVNSIFFDLKTAPMKKSLPQSNLLPISDEKFKEIEAAEQIFKDNVTLELKSLTINVPENNQTTYTINYETSESQVGKLKLDASVGKIKENKLVSKSESIPEAKKAGRKVLSLHTGEMFGEIGQIVFAVSCVIAVLLIITGFFMTIKRTKAL; from the coding sequence ATGCTTTTCAAGCGTAACAAAATCATTTTCAACATCCACCTAATAATCGGACTAATTGCGGCTATTCCGCTAATATTCATGACTCTTTCAGCACCATTTGCGTCTTATAGAGAAGAGATCAAAAGTGCGATAAATAAAAATTTTATAAACTTAGTTCCTAGCGAAAAAGAAAATTTAAGCTTAAATGAACTCCTAGCTAAAGCAAAAAATGAGATTCAATTTGATACGCTTGAAAGCTTACAAATAGGTGGAGCAAATGAAGCTTATCGTATAAGCATTACAAAGGATAAAAAGCAATTAAATTTCTTTATAGATCCAAGAAATGGCGAGGTGATCAGTGAGGATTGGGGTGAGAAATTTCGTATCATTATCTTAAGTCTTCATAGAAATTTAGGACTTGCCTTGCTTGATAGCAAAGTACCAGCCAATATCGGCAAACAAATAGTTGCCATTAGCTCTATCATCATGGCTCTGCTTGCTATCAGTGGCCTCATCCTCTACGCACCAGCGATTAAGCGAAATTTTTTAAATTCTCTAAAAATTAAACCAAAAGCAAAGGGCTACGCCTGCTTCTACAACCTTCACACCAGCCTTGGCGCCTACGTGGCGATCTTACTTGTGGTGATGTCACTAACTGGACTTTACTGGTCTTATGGCTGGGTCAGAAGTGGCGTAAATAGTATATTTTTTGACCTAAAAACAGCTCCAATGAAAAAAAGTCTACCGCAATCAAATTTACTCCCAATAAGCGACGAGAAATTTAAAGAGATCGAGGCTGCGGAGCAAATTTTTAAAGATAACGTCACGCTAGAGCTAAAATCGCTCACGATAAACGTGCCTGAAAACAACCAAACTACCTATACTATAAACTATGAAACTAGCGAGAGCCAAGTGGGCAAGCTAAAGCTTGACGCGAGCGTTGGCAAGATCAAAGAGAATAAACTTGTTAGCAAGTCTGAAAGCATTCCAGAGGCTAAAAAAGCTGGCCGCAAAGTGCTTAGTCTGCACACCGGTGAGATGTTTGGCGAGATCGGCCAGATCGTATTTGCAGTATCATGCGTGATCGCAGTTTTACTAATAATAACTGGCTTTTTCATGACCATAAAAAGGACTAAGGCGCTCTAA
- a CDS encoding ABC transporter ATP-binding protein, with the protein MIEIRNLKFGYKDKNILNGISFSIKKGDTLSILGANGSGKSTLLRIMLGFLKFEGTVNICGKSVRGYEKKELARLIAYVPQTHAPSYEYSVFDIVLMGALCRTSLFSNFSLADKKLAEYALERMGILELKDELYTRISGGQRQLAYIARTLVQGAKVIFMDEPTTGLDFGNQIKLLEMIKTLKDEGYTFVQTTHYPRHAKFVSNLVLFLKDGKILDFGKCDELINPSNIDKIYGIDYQKYEDKL; encoded by the coding sequence ATGATAGAAATCAGAAATCTAAAATTCGGATACAAAGATAAGAATATACTAAACGGTATAAGTTTTAGTATCAAAAAAGGCGATACGCTTAGTATTCTGGGCGCAAACGGTAGCGGTAAAAGCACTCTCCTGCGTATTATGCTTGGATTTTTAAAATTCGAGGGTACGGTAAATATATGCGGTAAAAGCGTAAGGGGTTACGAAAAAAAAGAACTTGCAAGGCTTATAGCCTACGTTCCTCAAACGCATGCCCCGTCATATGAATATAGCGTATTTGACATAGTATTAATGGGCGCATTGTGCAGAACGTCTTTATTTTCTAACTTTAGCCTTGCCGATAAAAAGCTTGCCGAGTATGCATTGGAAAGAATGGGTATTTTAGAGCTAAAAGATGAACTTTATACTAGAATAAGCGGTGGACAAAGGCAGCTGGCATATATCGCTAGAACCTTAGTACAAGGCGCCAAAGTTATTTTTATGGACGAACCTACGACCGGGCTTGACTTCGGCAATCAAATTAAACTACTTGAAATGATAAAGACGCTAAAAGACGAGGGGTATACTTTCGTACAAACTACTCATTACCCTCGTCACGCTAAATTTGTTTCAAATCTAGTATTGTTTTTAAAAGACGGCAAGATACTGGATTTTGGAAAGTGCGATGAATTGATAAATCCATCAAATATAGATAAGATTTACGGAATAGATTATCAAAAATATGAGGACAAATTATGA
- a CDS encoding ABC transporter substrate-binding protein: MNRRSFMRLGAALSVTAMAPNLFAKENFTMWGAPAIPSVIMAVASMQGELAKTHDVRLRIWNSTDQLRAGVANREIKITMAPSNVGANMRNHGLNLAMLNLLSLGTIQAMVKDENIKTFEDFIGKKLIIPFKGDMPDLVLRALCKKRGIDISKIDITYTQTPPEAAGLFLQKDYDILIAPQPLPAATILRGKKMGIAVHYGVDIPKVWGESFNTKPYIPMAGIIVDVDFYKANLPLFDTLHSDLTNALSWIKDNKQSAAKIGAEYLPVPEPALVNAFDRANLTVTKARDMQDEIMSFFETIFEFNPKLLGGKMPDKSLFL, translated from the coding sequence ATGAATAGACGTAGTTTTATGAGGCTTGGTGCAGCATTAAGTGTAACAGCGATGGCTCCCAATCTTTTTGCGAAGGAAAACTTTACGATGTGGGGCGCGCCGGCGATCCCTAGCGTTATAATGGCCGTAGCAAGCATGCAAGGCGAGCTAGCAAAGACTCATGACGTAAGGTTGCGTATTTGGAATAGTACGGATCAACTCCGAGCAGGCGTAGCTAATAGGGAAATAAAAATTACTATGGCGCCATCAAACGTGGGAGCAAACATGCGAAATCACGGCTTAAATTTAGCTATGCTAAATTTGCTTAGCCTTGGTACGATACAAGCCATGGTAAAAGATGAGAATATAAAAACTTTTGAAGATTTTATCGGCAAAAAATTAATAATTCCTTTTAAGGGTGATATGCCTGATTTGGTTCTGCGAGCGCTTTGTAAAAAACGAGGAATAGATATTTCCAAAATAGACATTACGTATACGCAGACGCCGCCGGAAGCTGCAGGATTATTTTTACAAAAAGATTATGATATTTTAATCGCCCCTCAACCTCTTCCGGCAGCAACCATACTGCGCGGGAAGAAAATGGGGATAGCGGTACATTACGGAGTAGATATTCCTAAGGTCTGGGGAGAAAGCTTTAATACCAAGCCGTACATTCCGATGGCGGGCATTATAGTCGACGTAGATTTTTATAAAGCAAATTTGCCTCTATTTGATACGCTTCATAGCGACTTAACTAACGCTCTATCTTGGATCAAAGATAATAAGCAAAGTGCTGCCAAAATAGGAGCCGAATATCTACCGGTTCCAGAGCCGGCACTGGTTAATGCATTTGATAGGGCAAATTTGACGGTAACAAAAGCTCGCGATATGCAAGATGAGATAATGTCATTTTTTGAAACTATTTTTGAGTTTAATCCAAAGCTTTTGGGCGGTAAGATGCCCGACAAGAGTTTATTTCTATAA
- a CDS encoding FecCD family ABC transporter permease, whose amino-acid sequence MSKKAFTFLSILLLGFMLLSVLIGKYGFNVEDYLTYFKAVIKGEDLKNYQVMHTLITEIRLPRIMACIIIGASLAISGSAYQAMFVNPLVSPSILGVLSGAGFGAAIGMFFGLNEYLIQLSTFAFGFIAVLTALSISAFYSRSGSIIVLVLGGVISGSLFTSLLSALKYAADPNDSLPAITYFLMGSLGFASKNFIQISILPMFAGILLLAFSGKYLNALSLGEEEAKSLGINVAMVKIFVILVATFISALSVTIAGIIGWIGLIVPHMARFIFGADNRAVLSSSAMIGAIFLLFCDNFSRLMFTFEVPIGIVTSLFGIPIFILVLRRAKKSF is encoded by the coding sequence GTGAGTAAAAAAGCCTTTACGTTTTTAAGTATCTTATTACTAGGGTTTATGTTACTTTCGGTACTAATAGGAAAATACGGCTTTAATGTGGAAGATTATCTGACGTATTTTAAAGCCGTTATAAAAGGCGAAGACTTAAAAAATTATCAAGTTATGCACACTTTGATAACGGAAATTCGCCTTCCTAGAATAATGGCCTGCATTATAATAGGTGCCAGTTTGGCTATTTCTGGCTCAGCATACCAAGCCATGTTTGTAAACCCTCTAGTAAGCCCGTCAATACTTGGGGTTTTAAGCGGTGCCGGATTCGGCGCCGCCATAGGAATGTTTTTTGGATTAAACGAATATCTCATTCAGCTTAGTACCTTTGCGTTTGGTTTTATAGCGGTACTAACGGCCTTAAGTATATCGGCTTTTTACTCGCGCTCAGGTAGTATTATAGTATTGGTTCTTGGTGGCGTTATTAGCGGTTCTCTTTTTACGTCCTTACTATCAGCATTAAAATACGCAGCCGATCCAAACGACTCATTGCCGGCTATTACTTATTTTTTAATGGGTAGCCTAGGGTTTGCTTCGAAGAATTTTATTCAAATTTCGATTCTACCGATGTTTGCAGGAATACTATTGTTAGCCTTTAGCGGCAAATATTTAAATGCGCTAAGTTTGGGAGAAGAAGAGGCCAAAAGTCTGGGCATAAATGTTGCTATGGTTAAAATTTTCGTTATTTTGGTTGCTACTTTTATTAGCGCCTTAAGCGTAACGATAGCCGGCATTATCGGATGGATAGGTCTCATAGTCCCACATATGGCTCGTTTTATATTCGGGGCGGATAATCGTGCCGTATTGTCTAGTTCAGCTATGATAGGTGCTATATTTTTACTCTTTTGCGATAACTTTTCGAGACTTATGTTTACTTTTGAAGTCCCGATAGGTATAGTAACTTCACTGTTTGGAATACCTATATTTATTCTAGTGCTTCGTAGAGCTAAAAAGAGTTTTTAA
- a CDS encoding ABC transporter substrate-binding protein, translated as MLKHILCLLFVSLNISFAMTNEQIDEFISKNSVDIQTLNGVPNKVYASNPPLLFLLYAVAPEKVSGINSSFGKREKPYLKESMINQPVVGGFFGQGKIPNMEMLLKLDPDLILVNSDSKNTQKKFKETLGEIKKPMLYLKGYELEDYIDSLEVLGKILDKQDRAKKLIEYSKKTMDISKELNEYIAKNSVVKPKIYYAEDPDGLATECEGSWHTRLIELSGAENVHKCSGNPDATAYGHIKISFEQIAEYDPDIILIFEKSFYDKIYDDPKWQILKAVKNKRAYYLPREPFSWFDRPPSFMRFIGLKWLINLTHPDVFKFNMNKEVKDFYKLFLEVDISDNQVKELIGE; from the coding sequence ATGTTAAAACATATTTTGTGTTTATTATTTGTTTCTCTAAATATTTCGTTTGCTATGACAAACGAACAGATTGATGAATTTATATCAAAAAATAGCGTAGATATTCAGACTTTAAATGGAGTCCCAAATAAAGTTTACGCCAGTAATCCGCCGTTACTATTTTTGCTATATGCCGTTGCTCCCGAGAAAGTCAGCGGTATAAATTCTAGTTTCGGCAAAAGAGAAAAGCCGTATCTAAAAGAGAGCATGATTAACCAGCCGGTAGTAGGAGGATTTTTCGGGCAAGGCAAAATTCCAAATATGGAAATGCTTTTAAAGCTAGATCCTGATTTGATACTGGTAAATTCTGATTCTAAAAATACTCAAAAGAAATTCAAAGAAACCCTGGGTGAAATAAAAAAACCTATGCTGTACTTAAAAGGCTATGAATTAGAAGACTATATCGACTCTCTTGAAGTTTTGGGCAAAATTTTAGATAAGCAAGATAGAGCAAAAAAGCTAATAGAGTATTCTAAAAAAACCATGGATATTTCAAAAGAGCTTAATGAATATATAGCAAAAAACTCGGTTGTTAAGCCTAAAATATACTATGCCGAAGATCCCGACGGACTAGCTACCGAATGCGAGGGCTCATGGCACACTAGGCTTATAGAGCTAAGCGGTGCCGAAAATGTGCATAAATGCAGCGGAAACCCGGATGCTACGGCTTATGGGCACATCAAAATTAGCTTTGAACAAATAGCCGAATACGATCCTGATATTATATTAATTTTCGAGAAGAGCTTTTATGATAAAATCTATGACGATCCTAAATGGCAAATACTAAAAGCCGTAAAAAATAAAAGAGCTTATTACTTACCTCGCGAACCGTTTTCTTGGTTTGATCGCCCGCCTTCATTTATGAGATTCATAGGGCTTAAATGGCTTATAAATTTAACTCACCCTGATGTATTTAAATTCAATATGAATAAGGAAGTTAAGGACTTTTATAAATTATTCCTAGAGGTTGACATAAGCGATAACCAAGTAAAAGAGCTTATAGGTGAGTAA
- a CDS encoding protein-L-isoaspartate(D-aspartate) O-methyltransferase, producing MTQLEAIKCQNLASDIADEITLSPLLFDAISKTEREIFVPITAHAYKLDAQPILGNQWISSPLTVAKMTMALECENMDNILEIGCGSGYQAAILSKLAHRIFSVERIEKLAMEAKKRFEALKIRNVHVRYDDGNNGWRSYAPFDRILLSAAADEISPNLFKQLKNGGILVAPMKKDGKQFIAKFKKDKDGNLEKEYLDECLFVPLLEGRE from the coding sequence TTGACCCAACTAGAAGCAATAAAATGCCAAAATTTAGCTAGCGACATAGCTGACGAGATCACGCTAAGTCCACTTTTGTTTGACGCGATATCAAAAACTGAGCGCGAAATTTTCGTACCCATCACCGCCCATGCCTATAAGCTTGACGCACAGCCAATCCTGGGTAATCAGTGGATCAGCTCGCCGCTAACTGTGGCAAAGATGACGATGGCGCTAGAGTGCGAAAATATGGATAACATCCTAGAAATAGGCTGCGGCAGTGGCTATCAAGCAGCGATTTTAAGCAAACTTGCACATAGAATTTTTAGTGTCGAGCGAATAGAGAAACTAGCCATGGAGGCGAAAAAACGCTTCGAGGCGCTAAAAATCAGAAACGTACACGTAAGATATGATGACGGCAACAACGGCTGGCGAAGCTACGCACCATTTGATCGTATCCTGCTCTCGGCAGCTGCTGATGAGATCTCACCGAATTTATTTAAGCAGCTTAAAAATGGTGGAATTTTAGTAGCTCCAATGAAAAAAGATGGCAAGCAATTTATCGCTAAATTTAAAAAAGATAAAGATGGAAATTTAGAAAAAGAGTACTTAGATGAGTGCCTTTTTGTGCCACTTCTTGAAGGTAGAGAGTAA
- a CDS encoding spore coat protein translates to MQNLKQYVNKIFKSHSDGNDRAFSFEFDGQKFWLKCIEKNIEGGFLTKIFKPNPYKSFAAEIKKLEILNEANAPAPKLVLKSDEFFVIEDVGEPISQLLKYSNDENFKHEILLKAARALAGLHALNFTHGRPALRDIAIKNDEVKFLDFESKFLSNDLELRKCRDLLVFIHELYRQKISSELVREVINEYLAAGGAQIYARSLQLVVKFKPLYYLLKPFKPLNKKDLNAAIRTFEYLLPIAQNR, encoded by the coding sequence ATGCAAAATTTAAAACAATATGTCAATAAAATTTTTAAAAGTCATAGTGACGGCAATGATCGTGCCTTTAGCTTTGAATTTGATGGACAAAAATTTTGGTTAAAATGCATTGAAAAAAACATTGAAGGTGGCTTTTTAACTAAAATTTTTAAACCAAACCCTTATAAGTCATTTGCTGCAGAGATAAAAAAGCTTGAAATTTTAAACGAAGCAAATGCCCCTGCTCCAAAACTTGTGCTAAAAAGCGATGAATTTTTCGTTATAGAAGATGTTGGCGAGCCGATCTCTCAGCTTTTAAAGTATAGCAACGATGAAAATTTTAAGCATGAAATTTTACTAAAAGCAGCCCGTGCATTAGCTGGACTTCATGCACTAAATTTCACGCACGGACGCCCAGCACTTAGGGATATCGCCATAAAAAATGACGAAGTCAAATTTTTGGATTTTGAGTCAAAATTTTTGAGCAATGATCTAGAGCTTAGAAAGTGTCGTGATCTGCTAGTTTTCATCCACGAGCTATACCGACAAAAAATTTCAAGCGAGCTTGTAAGGGAGGTAATTAATGAGTATTTAGCGGCTGGTGGAGCTCAAATTTATGCACGCTCGCTACAGCTAGTGGTGAAATTTAAGCCACTTTACTACCTGTTAAAGCCGTTTAAGCCTCTAAACAAAAAGGATCTAAATGCGGCTATTAGAACTTTTGAATACCTTTTACCAATCGCCCAAAATAGATAA
- a CDS encoding carbon-nitrogen hydrolase family protein, with product MDENLNLISLTLKAKNATDRLEELANLVEAAPENSLILASELCISGYDFDGFFAGANKAMLGGMIGSFDAMLLERLQEVLSPDKFLGFTHLSSLNKSAGLAQISNLNPHQPKIYNEFLLLNSNNVFHSQFKAELFRPNLEHEIFAAGEVSDINAFTFKGLKLGVLICFELRDSRLWAKLRGCDIIMVPAMWGKAREEAYLSLCKALAIANNCYVMISSSLDLEVAGVFLPDGTLEQSAVFDANFITQIKKNLGLL from the coding sequence ATGGACGAAAATTTAAACCTAATAAGCCTAACTTTAAAGGCAAAAAATGCAACAGATCGTCTAGAGGAGCTTGCAAATTTAGTTGAGGCTGCGCCTGAAAATTCGCTCATTCTTGCAAGCGAGCTTTGCATAAGCGGCTATGACTTTGACGGCTTTTTTGCTGGGGCGAACAAAGCCATGCTTGGTGGCATGATAGGCAGCTTTGATGCGATGCTACTTGAGCGCTTGCAAGAGGTGCTTAGTCCAGATAAATTTCTTGGTTTTACGCACCTTAGCAGCCTAAACAAAAGCGCAGGGCTCGCTCAAATTTCAAATCTAAATCCGCACCAACCAAAAATTTATAACGAATTTTTACTTCTTAACTCAAACAACGTCTTTCATTCGCAGTTTAAGGCTGAGCTTTTTAGACCAAATTTAGAGCACGAGATCTTTGCCGCCGGCGAGGTGAGCGATATAAATGCCTTTACATTTAAAGGGCTAAAGCTTGGCGTGCTAATATGCTTTGAGCTACGTGATAGCAGGCTTTGGGCAAAGCTAAGAGGCTGTGACATCATCATGGTACCAGCCATGTGGGGCAAGGCCAGAGAGGAAGCCTACCTTAGCCTTTGTAAGGCACTTGCCATTGCAAACAACTGCTACGTCATGATCTCAAGCTCACTTGATCTAGAGGTCGCTGGGGTCTTTTTACCAGATGGCACGCTAGAGCAAAGCGCGGTTTTTGACGCAAATTTTATCACACAGATAAAGAAAAATTTAGGGCTTTTATAA
- a CDS encoding ribonucleotide-diphosphate reductase subunit beta, with the protein MNRKRIYNPSSNENLTDRRVFNGNPHGILNFTKAKYEWALKLWDLMEANTWFPKEVDTTDDVRDYAYNLTEAEKRMYDLVWSQLISMDSFQTNNLADNINPYITAPEINAVLSRQAYEEANHSKSYAVMVEAICDNTDLIYEMEKHDDVLREKNDYISSVYEELAGEVTDEKLLLAMVANQILEGIYFYSGFTAIYALARAGKMLGSAQMIRFIQRDEITHLLLFQNMINSVRKERPDLFTPETEAKIYDMFEKAGNLEIKWGKYITQNQIMGFTDDIIEQYIHYLIDQRLVAIGLKRKYNVTHPIKWVDDFAKFNDQKSNFFEAKVTNYSKGSISFDDF; encoded by the coding sequence ATGAATAGAAAACGCATCTACAACCCAAGTTCAAATGAAAATTTGACCGACAGAAGAGTCTTTAACGGCAACCCGCACGGCATTTTAAATTTCACCAAGGCAAAATACGAGTGGGCGTTAAAGCTTTGGGACCTCATGGAGGCAAACACCTGGTTTCCAAAAGAGGTCGATACCACCGACGACGTGCGCGACTACGCCTACAACCTCACAGAGGCCGAAAAACGCATGTATGACCTAGTTTGGAGCCAGCTCATCTCAATGGATAGCTTTCAAACTAACAACCTAGCCGATAACATCAACCCTTACATCACCGCACCAGAGATCAACGCCGTGTTAAGCCGCCAAGCCTACGAAGAGGCAAACCACAGCAAGTCTTACGCTGTCATGGTCGAGGCGATCTGTGACAACACCGACCTCATCTACGAGATGGAGAAACATGACGATGTCTTACGCGAGAAAAACGACTACATCTCAAGCGTCTATGAAGAACTTGCGGGTGAAGTGACTGACGAGAAGCTACTTCTTGCGATGGTTGCCAACCAAATTTTAGAGGGGATCTATTTTTACAGCGGCTTTACAGCGATCTACGCTCTAGCTCGCGCTGGCAAGATGCTAGGCTCAGCGCAGATGATACGCTTCATCCAACGCGACGAGATCACGCACCTACTTTTGTTTCAAAATATGATAAATTCAGTCCGCAAAGAAAGACCCGATCTCTTTACGCCTGAGACTGAGGCAAAAATTTATGATATGTTTGAAAAAGCTGGAAATTTAGAGATCAAATGGGGCAAATACATCACTCAAAACCAAATAATGGGCTTTACTGATGATATCATCGAGCAGTACATCCACTATCTCATCGACCAACGCCTAGTTGCGATCGGCCTAAAACGCAAATACAACGTCACTCACCCGATCAAATGGGTCGATGACTTTGCGAAATTTAACGACCAAAAGTCAAATTTCTTTGAAGCAAAGGTGACAAACTATAGCAAGGGAAGTATCAGCTTTGATGACTTTTAA